In Bacteroidia bacterium, the following are encoded in one genomic region:
- a CDS encoding branched-chain amino acid ABC transporter permease, with protein MAIGQNLITGYVGLLSLTQAGFFAIGSYATAILTTKMGWGFWSTVPVAALLSGMFGFLIGLPTLRLKGDYLAIATLGFGEIVRNVLNNWDSLTNGPMGIQRIPMATIFGQRISPYAKWSFLILVWAFVLVAYLVYERLTSSRLGRALEAIREDEIAASSMGINTTKYKVWAFALGAAIAGVAGSLQAVFVLSVTPAVFTFMVSIMVLCMVVLGGMGNFKAVILGAFIIQFISYLPQLTGLTNIIPPQFKHVLFGLILVVMMIWRPQGILGRKERTAPRGLKR; from the coding sequence ATGGCGATTGGTCAAAACCTTATTACAGGTTATGTGGGACTCCTTTCATTAACCCAAGCCGGTTTTTTTGCCATAGGCAGTTATGCCACCGCTATTTTAACTACTAAAATGGGGTGGGGCTTTTGGTCAACGGTTCCCGTTGCGGCTCTCCTCAGCGGAATGTTTGGCTTCTTAATCGGTTTACCCACATTGAGGCTTAAAGGAGACTATTTAGCGATAGCGACTTTGGGCTTTGGAGAGATTGTCAGGAACGTTTTAAACAACTGGGACAGTTTAACAAACGGTCCGATGGGGATTCAACGGATTCCGATGGCAACTATTTTTGGACAAAGAATCAGTCCATATGCCAAATGGAGCTTTTTGATACTGGTGTGGGCGTTTGTACTTGTCGCTTACCTTGTCTATGAAAGACTGACAAGTTCCCGGCTGGGAAGAGCCCTGGAGGCGATAAGGGAAGATGAAATTGCCGCCTCTTCGATGGGAATTAATACCACAAAGTACAAAGTGTGGGCTTTTGCACTGGGGGCTGCTATCGCCGGTGTTGCCGGTAGTTTGCAGGCAGTATTTGTCCTCTCTGTAACCCCTGCTGTTTTTACATTCATGGTTTCGATAATGGTTCTGTGCATGGTAGTCTTAGGGGGGATGGGGAATTTCAAAGCTGTTATTTTGGGAGCATTCATTATTCAATTCATCTCATATCTGCCCCAACTTACCGGTTTGACTAACATAATACCGCCTCAATTTAAACATGTTCTTTTTGGGCTGAT
- a CDS encoding branched-chain amino acid ABC transporter permease, whose translation MNGLTLGGIYALIALGYTMVYGILKFINFAHGDILMIGSYIGLFIFNAIRGQALGIWTMIAFFVAMLGGMAFSAALGMVIERVAYKPLRNATRLAPLLSAIGVSFILSNMAAWMWGTKSRKLEYPFDNTPIRFKGISITPHQILILIVVVVMMIVLKLFVDKSRIGKAMRATSLDLDTAKLMGIKADKIIAVTFAIGSALAATAGFLLALEIKVYPTMGTMTGLKAFVAAVVGGIGNISGAMLGGILLGLLETFGVAILGIPYGLKDTIAFVALILILLIKPEGLLGKAEKEKV comes from the coding sequence ATGAATGGATTAACTTTAGGGGGTATTTATGCCCTTATAGCCTTGGGCTATACAATGGTCTATGGAATCCTAAAATTCATCAACTTCGCCCATGGCGATATCCTGATGATTGGTTCATATATAGGGTTGTTTATATTTAATGCAATCAGAGGACAAGCACTGGGAATTTGGACTATGATTGCTTTTTTTGTAGCAATGCTGGGTGGCATGGCTTTCAGTGCAGCTTTAGGGATGGTAATTGAGAGGGTTGCTTACAAGCCGTTAAGAAACGCAACCCGCTTAGCACCGTTACTATCTGCGATTGGAGTTTCGTTTATATTAAGCAATATGGCTGCATGGATGTGGGGAACTAAATCGAGAAAGTTAGAGTATCCTTTTGATAACACTCCCATCCGTTTTAAGGGCATTTCAATAACTCCCCACCAAATACTTATTCTAATAGTTGTTGTTGTAATGATGATTGTCCTTAAGCTCTTTGTTGATAAATCAAGAATCGGTAAAGCAATGAGAGCTACCAGTTTGGATTTGGATACTGCTAAACTGATGGGAATAAAAGCCGATAAAATTATTGCCGTGACATTTGCCATCGGCAGTGCCTTGGCTGCAACTGCCGGCTTCTTATTGGCATTGGAGATTAAAGTCTACCCAACAATGGGGACAATGACAGGCCTCAAGGCCTTCGTTGCAGCCGTTGTCGGAGGGATAGGAAATATTTCAGGGGCGATGTTAGGGGGGATTCTCTTGGGCCTTTTAGAGACCTTTGGGGTAGCCATTTTAGGAATTCCCTATGGTCTAAAGGATACAATAGCCTTTGTTGCCCTGATTTTAATATTATTGATAAAACCCGAAGGGTTACTTGGTAAAGCAGAAAAGGAGAAAGTATAG